CCTCTAAAATGGTTGCAGGATGGAATATTGGTAATACCATGGAAGTACCCAAAAATAATGGCGGCGAAACTGGATGGGGTAATCCTATGGTCAGAAAAACGCTAATCGATGCTGTAAAAGCTGCTGGCTTTAATGCAGTTAGGATTCCTTGTGCATGGGATAGCTATATAGTTGACCAAACCACTTACCGTATATCCGATACATGGTTTACCAGAGTAAAGGAAGTCGTTGACTACTGTTACAATAATGATATGTACGTTATCCTAAATATACACTGGGATGGCGGATGGCTTGAGGATAACCCAACCTACGATAAACAAGAGGAAATCAACAAAAAGCAAGAGGCGCTTTGGCAACAAATCGCGGTATACTTCAGAGACTATAATGAAAAACTGCTTTTTGCGGGTACCAATGAAGTACATTCAGACTACAATACACCTTCAACAGAAAACCTAAAAGTGCAACAGTCCTTTAACCAAACTTTTGTGGATGCTGTACGTGCTACTGGAGGTAAAAACGCCAACCGTAACCTGATTGTACAGACCTATAATACCAATATTGCACATGGTGTCAATTACCATAATATGCCAAATGATGTTGTGGACAACAGGTTGATGCTGGAAGTCCATTATTATGACCCTTGGGATTTTTGTGGACAAACAGATAGTGGGTATAAGTCCCAATGGGGGGAAGGCTATACAGACGTCTCATCATGGGGACAGGAAGACTACCTGAATGATCAATTTGGCTCAGTCAAAACAAACTTTGTAGATCACGGGATTCCTGTAATCCTAGGAGAGTACGGCGCCTTGATTCGCAGCAGCCTAACAGGTGAGGCACTCGAAAAGCATATTGCCTCCCATAGCTACTATCTAAAAACAGTTACTAAAGTAGCCAAGGAAAACGGCATGGTTCCTTTTATCTGGGACAATGGCTATACGGGCAACAATGGCTTCGGATTATTTGACAGAAACAATGGCAGCATTGTACATGAAGATGCAGTCAATGCCATTATTTCGGGAGCTATAGAATAAAAAAGTATTCTCCTCTTATAAAAAGCAAGGCAACTTCATTGAAAAGAGGTTGCCTTGTTTTTTTATTCTGAACCCTGATCTTAAAGATTGAAAGGATCAAAAGATTTTTATTCTACCAGCCGTTTACTCCTGTAATCGCTCGTAGTGGCTCACTTCAGTCAGCAGAACGCTCACAACCTGACAGGACAAAACATCTGTAACGTCCTGTTGAAGTAATTGCTTTGGTATTCTAATTCAGGATCAGCTCAACCTTGTC
This portion of the Limibacter armeniacum genome encodes:
- a CDS encoding cellulase family glycosylhydrolase — translated: MEMTKTKLFFYTVAVLLGITFNACSKDENEVDPELLVSIDQLDITKEGTEKTFILSSNVEWSIEGGQEWCTVSPTSGTSGDTPVKISVSANNSTDQRIATLLIKAADLSEEISIMQAANHQLTLSKNEIELDDQAQEFSVAYEASGSVEVEIIGDWISQKSNSSDAPIFEIENNYTLFARDGSITFTLGDLSETVSITQIGKAATIPSDMTGVESNASTLASKMVAGWNIGNTMEVPKNNGGETGWGNPMVRKTLIDAVKAAGFNAVRIPCAWDSYIVDQTTYRISDTWFTRVKEVVDYCYNNDMYVILNIHWDGGWLEDNPTYDKQEEINKKQEALWQQIAVYFRDYNEKLLFAGTNEVHSDYNTPSTENLKVQQSFNQTFVDAVRATGGKNANRNLIVQTYNTNIAHGVNYHNMPNDVVDNRLMLEVHYYDPWDFCGQTDSGYKSQWGEGYTDVSSWGQEDYLNDQFGSVKTNFVDHGIPVILGEYGALIRSSLTGEALEKHIASHSYYLKTVTKVAKENGMVPFIWDNGYTGNNGFGLFDRNNGSIVHEDAVNAIISGAIE